TACATTGCAGCGGATGCTGATGCTTGCGGGCGTAGTCCATAACTTGCGTGACTTTCGTCTCCGCCACTTCATACGTGAACACGCCGCACTCTCCGACACCGTGCTGGTGCACATGGAGCATGATCCGTGTCGCGTCTTCGGGGCCCTTGTTGAAGTATTTCTTCAACACCGTGACCACGAATTCCATCGGCGTGTAATCGTCGTTGAGGAGAAGAACCCGGTACATGGCGGGCTTGCGCGTCTGGGTGCGCGTCCGCGTAATAACCGCTGTTCCATTGCCTCCTTTACCGCCGTCACCTCCGCCATCCCCCGGCTCACCGGCCGCCTTCAAGGGAAAAACTGTCATAGACTCAGGATAAGGGTTGCAAAATTGGCCCGCGCTATGGACTGAGCCGTTTTTCCAACTGTCGAATTGGGAAAATGGTCCGTCGGTCACGTCTCTTTGATCCTTACCGTCCGCTGTCGTCGCCTTAAGATTGCGATGACGACGCTGTTTTCCAAGAGCGATGCAAATGTTTGGCCAGCTCTTTGTAACTGGCCCATCCTGCACCGGATTCTCAGACTACCTCCACTTCCTAATATGGACCACAGGTCTTTTTGCACAAAAGACATCTGGTCGCAGAGCTTAACGGGCGCCTCAGATCGCTGTGGAAAGCCTTCCGCAGCCTCGTTTATGGTCACGTATGGTTATTGGGACTGCCCCTGGCCGGCCGATTCTTCCGCCCAACGCCCTCCGCACGAAGCGGTTCGAGCGGTGCGCCGCGGTTTAAGGCAAAAAGCCAATAAAAAAGGCCCGACATCCGTCGAGCCTTCGCGAAAACCGCCAGCGCGGCAAGGTCTTGCAACAGACCTTGCCGAAGCGTGCAAATCTGCGGAAAATTATTTCGCGGCCGATTGGGCCTTAGCGATCACGCCTTCAACCGGCTTGAAAGCTTCCTTGGCGAGATTCGAATAGATCTCGCTGAACTTCGTCACTTGAGCGACAAAGCCTTCGTAAGAGGTTTTGGCGAATTCGGACTGGATCTGAATCGCGCTGTCGAGCGAATTGGCGCCGAGGAGCTTCTCGAAAAAGGCAGAGTTGCTCTCGAGGGACTTCTTCGAATAGTCGGTCGCCTCGGCGGCGATCGTCTGCAGACCCTTGGCAAGGGACGCAGCAGCGGTGGTGGCCGCTTCCAGTTGCTCTTTGCCGAATTTTTGGAACTCGTCGAAATTGGTAGCCATGGTGTTCCTCGTCGGATTGGGCCTGAATATGTCAGGTCGGCGGATCGGCGGGCCTGCCGATGACTGGAATTTAGTGCGCTGCACAAATTTCGTCAAGAGGAATTTTTTGCACTGCAACAAGAGTGTCAATGCGAGACGCTTGCCGCGATTCTACGCTATTCCCTTAACCGGCAGGTAACCCAAGAGAATTAGCGTCTGTCCTGAAGCCATGCTTCGGCGTGGCCATGATGTCCCCCGTGGATCAAGGACAGATTTGTATGTTCAGGCGTTGCGTGACGGTTTGTCGCAAATCTCCCCTTTTGGCCTTAGCCGGAGCAGCCCTTCTCATATCCGTCTGGAATGTGCCTGCCGCGCAAGCACGGCATTGGCATCATGTCCGGCATTTTCAGCATGTCTATTTTTCGCAGCGGCATTTCTTTCAAAGGCCGTCGCACCGTCACGCCGCGGCCGAATCCGGCCCGAGGGCGGCCGCGATCGTGGTCGATGGAAATTCGGGCCGCACCCTCTATGCGATGAACGAAAACGAATTGCGCCATCCGGCCTCGATCACCAAGGTGATGACGCTCTATCTCCTCTTCGAGCAATTGGACAAAGGCCGCTTCCGGCTCGACAGCGAGATCCCGATTTCCCGGCACGCCGCCGCCCAGGCTCCCACCAAGCTCGGCCTTGACCCTGGCGACACGATCAAAGTCGAAGACGCGATCAAGGCCATCGTCACGCGCTCGGCGAATGATATCGCCGTTGCCGTTGCCGAAGCCGTCGGCGGCGACGAAGCAAGCTTTGCCGAAATGATGACCCGCAAGGCGCATGCGCTCGGCATGAGCCGCACGCATTATGAAAACGCTTCGGGCCTGCCGAACGACGAACAGGTCACCACGGCACATGACCTGGCTCTTCTCGGCCGCGCCATTCAGGATCGCTTCCCGCGCTACTATCGTTATTTTTCGACGCGGGTTTTCTATTACGCCGGCACGGTCAGCCCGAACCACAATCATCTGCTCGACCGTGTCGAAGGCATGGACGGCATCAAGACGGGTTACACTCGCGCTTCCGGCTTCAACCTTCTGACCTCCGTCAAGCGCAACGGCCATTATATCGTCGCCGTGGTGATGGGCGGTTCAAGTGCCGCCTCGCGCGACCGGACGATGGCCGGCCTCATCGAACACGAAATCAACGAAGGCGCGACGGTCCGTACGGCCGCCGCGATCAGCGAGTCGCCGGCAGCCGCCAGCCTTGAGCGGCGCGAGCGCGAAGCTGAGCCGGTGGCCGCGCAAGGTCCGGCGGCGCAAATACCCGAGGCGCAGCCGCCGCTTCGCCCCACCCTGAAGCCGCAGTCTCTCAAGACCGAGGCCAAGGCCGAGGCATTGCCGGCTCCGGTTCAAGTCGCCTCCGCCGCGCCCGAAGCGCCGGTCGAACGGCCGCGCCCTGCCTTCGTCTCGGGTGCACCGAAGCCGATGCCGGTTGCAGAGAATGCGCAACCCATGGCGCTTGGCCGGCACGCCGCGCTCGACGGATCGACGACGACCTCCCTGCTTGCAACAGGCACTATTCCTTCGGCGACGCCATCTGCGATGCGCTGGGTCGTCGGACCGCAGCCGGCCGCGATGAAGGATCACGCCGGGGAGCCGCAAAAAGCGGTCAAAGCCGAGCCCGCAGTCTCGGCACCGGCGTCGGAAAAGGCAGCGGATAATGCACGCCCCGCCATCGCACGCAGCGGCTGGATGATCCAGATCGGCGCCACGGACGATGTTGCGAAAGCCAACGAACTTTTGGCGCGTGCCAAATCGCAAGGACATCGCGCGCTGAGTTCCGCACAGCCCTTCACTGAAAAGGTGCAACGCGGGTCCGAGACGCTCTACCGGGCGCGTTTCGCGGGGCTTGAGGAAAATAGCGCCGAACTCGCCTGCAAAGCCTTGAAGCGGTCCGGTTTCTCCTGCTTCGCCACCAAGAATTGAACCAGGGGCACAGTCCCTTTCACCAAGTTTGGAGCATGGCCCGGAAAAGCCCTTTGCTCGCAACCTGAAACGTAGCGTCCGTAGAGTGGAGTTTAAACATGGCGACGCAAGAGGACGTCCTTGGCCTCATTGACACGAGCCGCCAGGTCCGTCGATCCCCCATGGTCCGGGTGGAGTTTTTGCATCAGCGCGCGGTGCGACTGGACGATCGCCTCGCGCGGCGCACCCTTTTGAAGCCCAAGAACCTGATAGGCTTGATCTTCGGACATCGCGCCGGAGCTCTGCCCGGAACCATCGCTTCGGCCCGTGTCGCCGTCACCCTCACCTGCCGCACGCCAGCCGGGAAATCGGCGGTCGAGATAAGCTTCAAGTAAGCGCGCGCCTTCGGGGTCGTCGGTCAGACACAAGACATAGACGGCCTCGCATTGCGGCCGCGTCAGATCGTCGAGCCATTTTCCTTCATCGGGCCCGGCGAGAATCAGACCGCGCATTTTTCCGGTTTCATGATCGAGTTCCATTTCGACCATTGCCGAGCGCACACGCGAGGATTTATTTCCCGTCCCGC
The Methyloferula stellata AR4 DNA segment above includes these coding regions:
- the clpS gene encoding ATP-dependent Clp protease adapter ClpS codes for the protein MTVFPLKAAGEPGDGGGDGGKGGNGTAVITRTRTQTRKPAMYRVLLLNDDYTPMEFVVTVLKKYFNKGPEDATRIMLHVHQHGVGECGVFTYEVAETKVTQVMDYARKHQHPLQCIMEKN
- a CDS encoding phasin family protein, with product MATNFDEFQKFGKEQLEAATTAAASLAKGLQTIAAEATDYSKKSLESNSAFFEKLLGANSLDSAIQIQSEFAKTSYEGFVAQVTKFSEIYSNLAKEAFKPVEGVIAKAQSAAK
- a CDS encoding serine hydrolase, which gives rise to MFRRCVTVCRKSPLLALAGAALLISVWNVPAAQARHWHHVRHFQHVYFSQRHFFQRPSHRHAAAESGPRAAAIVVDGNSGRTLYAMNENELRHPASITKVMTLYLLFEQLDKGRFRLDSEIPISRHAAAQAPTKLGLDPGDTIKVEDAIKAIVTRSANDIAVAVAEAVGGDEASFAEMMTRKAHALGMSRTHYENASGLPNDEQVTTAHDLALLGRAIQDRFPRYYRYFSTRVFYYAGTVSPNHNHLLDRVEGMDGIKTGYTRASGFNLLTSVKRNGHYIVAVVMGGSSAASRDRTMAGLIEHEINEGATVRTAAAISESPAAASLERREREAEPVAAQGPAAQIPEAQPPLRPTLKPQSLKTEAKAEALPAPVQVASAAPEAPVERPRPAFVSGAPKPMPVAENAQPMALGRHAALDGSTTTSLLATGTIPSATPSAMRWVVGPQPAAMKDHAGEPQKAVKAEPAVSAPASEKAADNARPAIARSGWMIQIGATDDVAKANELLARAKSQGHRALSSAQPFTEKVQRGSETLYRARFAGLEENSAELACKALKRSGFSCFATKN